CGCGGCCGCCGCGCGGCACCGGCGGTCGCCGCCGCCGCACGGGCAGTCGGCGCCGCCGGCGCAGCCGCCCTGTTGCATCCACCACACCGCGCGGCGCTCTTCGCACGGCCCGCGCGCCTCCCCGGCGGTGCGGCCCACGATCGCGATGCGACGGAGGGTCGCGACGCGCGCGACGCTGGCGACGCCGGGCAGGCGCAGGCACGCGGCCGGGAGCAGCTCGTACGGCACGGGCGGGTCCAGCCGCGCGTCGGGGCCGGCGCACAGCCCGGGCTCGGCGGCGCAGGCGGCGTCGACCTGCGCCGCGTAACGCCGGTACGCCGACTCCGACACCACCGTCGGGCCGATCCCGGTCGCGAGCAGCAGCAGCAGATCCGTCCCCGACGGGCGCGATGCGTTCGCCGGATCGAAATCCGCGCACGCGCGCAGCGGAATGCGCGTCGGCGGAAGCGGCACCTCGCCCCCCTCGATTTCGATGGTCGACCCGCCCGCGAGCGCGGCGGCGATGACGGCGTCGCCGGCTCGGCAGTGGTGCGCGTCGGCGCCCGCGATGTCCGGGAACAACTGGATCACGGCCGCGCCGGCGCCGCGAAGATCGACGCGCAGGGCGGTCTGCGACAGCAGGTCGCCGCCGAGGATGGCTCGGAACCGTACGCCGTCCGACCCCGGGTCGACGGGACACGCGCCGGCGACGAGGGGTTCGGTGCCCACCGCGCAGGGGCTCGCCGACGGATCGCACGGGTGGTGTTCGAGGATCGGGACCGCGTCGAATCGGGCGCGCGCGACCGGCTCGGGGCCGGCCGAGACGACCTCGACCGTTGCCCGCAGGCGGCGCGGCGCCGGGACCGGCTCGCCGGGAACCGATGGATCGAGGAGCGTCACCGGCGACAGGGTGTCGACCAGGGCGGGCAGCGGACCGACGTCACCGGCGCGCAGGCCGAGCGTCAGCGGGCCTCCCGCTCGGCTCGCCGGGATCGGGAACGGGTCGATGTCCGGGCCGAACTCGTCGTCGCAGCCGGCGACCGCGGCGACGGCCGCGGCGATCAGGACGGTCGCACGCACGCGGCCGCAGCCTAGCACCGAGACCGGCGCGGGCGGCAGCGCGCGGGCCGCCGGGGCGAAAACGGACGCGATCGCGCAACCTTCGAGCGCGGGGCCGACACCCGGATCGGGGACCGGCCGCCCCGCCGGTCCGTTGCGAGGAAACGGGATTTCACCGGGTTGGAGTTGGCACCGCGTTCGCACTACCGGGGCTCGCATGTCTGGCGACTTCAAGGCTGTCTGCTACAAGTGCTCGTACGTCGGGCGCGCCGGGCAGGCCACGCACTGCCCGATTTGCCGGTTCCCGCTGATCGTCGAGGCGGGCGCCCCTCCCGAGGTCGCCCCGATGATCGAGCACATCTTCGACCGCGCGTCGGTGCACCTTGGCGCGCCGCCCCTGCCGGGCGTCGACGACGGGCCGCGCAAGGCCGTGCTCCTGATGGAGGCGCGCCGGCGTCGCATTGCGCGCCAGCGGCGGCTCGAGACGCAGCGCAAGCTGGAGGCCGAGCGCCGGCGCGCCCGCTGGACCCTCGGTGCGGTCGGCGTGAGCGCGGGCGTCGTCGCGGGCGTCGTCGCGGCGCTGTTGGTGAGTGGCGGACTGTAGGGCCGTGCTACATAGGCGGCGATGGAACTCACTCCGTTGCCGCCGGCCGCCAGCCGCTGCGTCATGACGCAGCTGGCGATGCCCGGCCACACCAACGGCGCGTCGGGCGTGTTGTTCGGCGGGATCCTCATGCAGTGGATCGACGTGTGCGCGGGCGTCGCGGCGATGCGCCACGCGGGGGGACCCGCGGTGACCGCGTCGATCGATCGGCTCGATTTCTTGTCGCCGGTGCGGGTCGGCGACGTCGTCGTGTTGCAGGCGCAGGTCAACTACGCCGCGCGCACGTCCATGGAGGTCGGCTGTCGCGTCGAGACCGAGGATCCGAGAACGCGCGCCCGGCGCTACACGACCAAGGCCTACCTCACGTTCGTCGCGATCGATGCCGACGGCAGACCGCGCCCCGTGCCTCCGGTCGCACCGATGACCGACGAGGACCGGCGGCGCCACCGCGAGGCGGCCGCGCGCCGGCGCGAGCGGCTGCGGGCCGCCGGCCGGGGAGGGGACGACTAGCGACAGCCCCTGGGAGGCTGTCGCGCATCGCCGCCGGCTCCGGTCGCGATCGGCGGGCGGTCTTCGGCGTACGTCCTCGCGCCCTTCGGTACCGTATGGTGATACGGGCCCTCGTGCGCTGCGGGCGTGCGCCGAACCTCGCCTCGCAGCTCGCAACCTCGCTGGCGCGCCGATACACTACAGCCTCCTGGCCAGCGGCCGCGCCGCCGGCGATCGGCGAGGCGCCGGCCGCACGTTCGGAGGAGCGATGCCATTTGCGTCACTACATGTCGACCAGAGCGGTTGGGGGTGCGTCCGGGTGACCGGCCCCGATCGCATTCGGTTCCTGCAGGGAATGTGCACGGCCAACATTGCCGCCCTCGGCGACGGCCAGTGGACCCGCGCGTGCATGCTCGACGCCAAGGGGCACCTCGTGTCGGTGTTCGATGCGCTGGTGCGCGCCGAGGACGTGCTGTTGCTGTGCCAGCCGGGGGTGGCCGAGGCGACGCGCGATCGGCTCGCGCGCCACGCGATCATGGACGAGGTCGACTTCGAACTCGCCGACGTCCCCGTTCACCGCGTGTGGGCGGCGCCGCAGGACGTGTGGTCGGCGCCGCCGGTGCTGGCGCCGTGCCCGGAGCCGGTCGCGCCGCCCGAGGCGGTGGACATCCGGCGCATCGAGGCCGGGCTGCCGCTTTTCGGCGTGGACGTCGACGACAAAAGCTTTCCGTTCGAGTCGCCGCTGCGCGCGACGATCGACTACGACAAGGGCTGCTACCTCGGGCAGGAGCCGGTCGCGCGCGTCCGCCATCAGGGGCGACCGGCGTGGGAACTGGTCGGCCTGCGGTTTGCGGGCGACGAGCCGCCGCCGGACCGGGGATCGCCGGTCGCGCACGCCGACCGCCCGGACGCCGGGCACGTGACCTCGTCGGCTCGGTCGCCGGTGTTCGGGCCGATCGCGCTCGCGCGCCTCCGGCGGGCCGCGGCGGAGCCCGGCACCCGGGTTCAGGTCGCCGGCCGGGAGGCCATCGTGTGCGCGCTACCGTTTGACACGCGGCCCGAGGCCGGGTAATTC
This genomic stretch from Deltaproteobacteria bacterium harbors:
- a CDS encoding acyl-CoA thioesterase; the protein is MELTPLPPAASRCVMTQLAMPGHTNGASGVLFGGILMQWIDVCAGVAAMRHAGGPAVTASIDRLDFLSPVRVGDVVVLQAQVNYAARTSMEVGCRVETEDPRTRARRYTTKAYLTFVAIDADGRPRPVPPVAPMTDEDRRRHREAAARRRERLRAAGRGGDD